In Pedobacter africanus, a single window of DNA contains:
- a CDS encoding DNA polymerase III subunit alpha — translation MYLNVHSYYSLRYGTLSIKELVEEARARGITQMALTDINNSTGVMEFMRECRANGIKPIGGMEFRRDKKLLYIGIARNREGMKELNDFLSYHNLEQKVLPDKPWPFRHAYVVYPLGGKAELEANEYIGVRFDELHQFYNRESGNADKLLVLQPVFMASRIGYRLHEYLRGIDLNTLITMVEHEDKCKETDLFLKPGELEAKFSKYAFILDNTRRLMDSCVMDYPEGKIKLNRKTFTGNAHDDKALLEKLAMEGMLYRYGPKNKEAQKRVKNELKVIVDLDFCAYFLITNDIIQYSMRRGYYHVGRGSGANSMVAYCLRITDVDPITLDLYFERFLNAERTSPPDFDIDYSWDEREDVQDYIFKRYGREHTALLGTMSTFKDRSVIREIGKVMGLPKSEIDGFTDPSRAAANRDNDTFKKITAIYELMGKMPNQRSIHAGGVLISEEPITYYTALDLPPKGMPTVQWDMYEAEDIGYDKYDILSQRGIGHIKEAVKLVARNQGKNIDIHQVKDFMKDPNLNARLKTGNTIGCFYIESPAMRQLLTKLVCDNYLTLVAASSIIRPGVAQSGMMKTYIQNFHAPDKVRYLHPVMQEQLKETFGVMVYQEDVIKVCIHYGGMDGTDADILRRGMSGKYRSRVEFDRLVEKFHEGTLMLGRPEDVTREVWRQVSSFAGYSFSKAHSASFAVESYQSLYLKTYYPMEFMVGVLNNYGGFYTRWLYVHELRRAGAKVHLPCVNQSSATVAIQARDAYLGFVGIQGLEAKFTELIPEERRLNGRYTDLEDFVRRTEIRLEQVVILIRCGALRFTGKSKKTLLWDVHAMLGQKTRPSSHSELFHTPVKHYKMPELQDTRLEDAYHELELLGFPLTLSMFDLLKTPYRGDIRTKDLMKYVGQTVRMVGRYVCEKTVRTKNNKKMWFGTFLDADGDFFDTTHFSNSTPVYPFRGAGCYLIMGKVVEDFGFPSVEVVKFAKLEIVGNPIMD, via the coding sequence ATGTACCTCAATGTCCATTCTTATTACAGCCTGCGGTATGGCACACTCTCTATTAAAGAACTGGTTGAAGAAGCCAGGGCCCGCGGAATTACCCAGATGGCGCTTACAGACATCAACAATTCTACCGGGGTGATGGAGTTTATGCGGGAATGCCGGGCCAATGGCATCAAGCCTATCGGTGGAATGGAATTCCGCAGGGACAAAAAACTCTTGTACATTGGCATTGCCCGGAACAGGGAAGGCATGAAAGAGCTCAATGACTTTTTGAGTTACCATAACCTGGAACAGAAAGTGTTGCCCGATAAGCCCTGGCCCTTCCGGCATGCCTATGTTGTTTATCCTTTGGGTGGCAAAGCCGAGCTCGAAGCCAATGAGTACATAGGGGTGCGTTTTGATGAGCTGCACCAGTTTTACAACAGGGAATCCGGAAACGCGGATAAACTGCTGGTACTTCAGCCTGTATTTATGGCCAGCAGAATTGGCTACCGCTTACATGAATATTTGCGGGGCATAGACCTGAATACCCTCATTACCATGGTAGAACACGAAGACAAATGCAAGGAAACAGATCTGTTCTTAAAACCTGGCGAGCTGGAAGCGAAGTTTAGCAAGTACGCTTTTATACTAGACAATACCCGCAGGCTGATGGACAGCTGCGTAATGGATTATCCAGAAGGAAAAATTAAACTGAACAGAAAAACATTTACCGGAAATGCCCATGACGATAAAGCTTTACTGGAGAAGCTGGCGATGGAAGGCATGTTGTACCGTTATGGCCCCAAGAACAAAGAGGCGCAAAAGCGGGTTAAAAATGAACTCAAGGTAATTGTAGACCTGGATTTCTGTGCTTATTTCCTGATTACCAACGATATTATTCAATATTCTATGCGCAGGGGTTATTATCATGTAGGCAGAGGTTCGGGTGCGAACAGTATGGTGGCTTATTGCCTGCGCATTACCGATGTTGACCCCATAACGCTTGATCTTTATTTTGAGCGTTTTTTAAACGCTGAGCGTACTTCTCCGCCAGATTTTGACATTGATTACAGTTGGGATGAGCGGGAAGATGTGCAGGATTACATCTTTAAACGCTACGGCAGGGAGCATACCGCATTATTGGGTACCATGTCTACCTTTAAAGACCGCTCTGTGATCAGGGAAATTGGCAAGGTTATGGGCTTGCCCAAATCAGAAATTGACGGATTTACTGATCCCAGCCGTGCTGCTGCCAACAGGGACAATGATACCTTTAAAAAGATCACGGCCATCTATGAGCTCATGGGCAAAATGCCCAACCAAAGGAGTATTCATGCTGGCGGCGTGCTGATTTCCGAAGAGCCGATAACTTATTATACTGCCCTGGATTTACCGCCTAAGGGAATGCCAACTGTACAATGGGACATGTACGAGGCCGAAGATATTGGTTATGATAAATATGATATCCTTTCGCAACGGGGAATTGGCCACATTAAGGAAGCGGTTAAGCTGGTGGCCCGGAACCAGGGCAAAAATATCGATATACACCAGGTAAAGGATTTTATGAAAGACCCTAACCTGAATGCACGGTTAAAAACAGGCAATACCATAGGCTGTTTTTATATAGAATCTCCGGCCATGCGGCAGCTGCTGACCAAGCTGGTATGCGACAATTACCTGACCCTAGTTGCGGCAAGCTCCATTATACGCCCGGGTGTGGCCCAGTCAGGTATGATGAAAACCTATATTCAGAATTTTCATGCTCCCGACAAGGTAAGGTACCTGCATCCAGTAATGCAGGAGCAATTAAAAGAAACTTTTGGGGTGATGGTATACCAGGAAGATGTGATTAAGGTGTGTATTCATTATGGCGGTATGGATGGCACAGATGCTGATATTCTGCGCAGGGGCATGAGCGGAAAATACCGTTCCCGTGTAGAGTTTGACCGTTTGGTAGAAAAGTTTCATGAGGGTACCTTGATGCTGGGTAGGCCCGAAGACGTTACCCGGGAAGTATGGCGCCAGGTATCGAGCTTTGCAGGTTATAGTTTTTCTAAGGCACACTCGGCCAGCTTTGCGGTTGAAAGTTACCAGAGCCTGTACCTGAAAACCTATTACCCGATGGAATTCATGGTTGGCGTACTGAACAATTACGGAGGCTTTTACACGCGCTGGTTGTATGTGCATGAACTGCGCAGGGCAGGGGCCAAGGTGCATCTTCCCTGTGTGAACCAAAGCAGTGCTACGGTAGCTATCCAGGCTAGGGATGCTTACCTGGGCTTTGTGGGCATTCAGGGCCTGGAGGCAAAGTTTACGGAACTAATTCCTGAAGAGCGGAGATTAAACGGCAGGTATACAGACCTGGAAGATTTTGTGAGGCGTACGGAAATCCGTTTGGAACAGGTGGTGATTTTGATCCGCTGCGGTGCGCTCAGGTTTACCGGCAAAAGTAAGAAAACCTTGTTGTGGGATGTGCATGCCATGTTGGGCCAGAAAACAAGACCATCGTCCCATTCGGAATTGTTTCATACCCCGGTAAAGCATTATAAAATGCCGGAGCTACAGGATACCCGGCTTGAAGATGCCTACCATGAGCTGGAATTACTGGGTTTTCCGCTCACGCTTTCGATGTTTGATTTGCTCAAAACACCGTACAGGGGAGATATCCGTACTAAAGACCTGATGAAATATGTTGGACAAACAGTGAGAATGGTGGGGCGGTATGTATGTGAGAAAACCGTACGTACCAAAAACAATAAGAAAATGTGGTTCGGCACTTTTCTGGATGCGGACGGTGATTTTTTTGATACCACGCATTTCTCAAACAGCACCCCGGTGTATCCGTTTAGAGGTGCGGGATGTTATTTGATTATGGGTAAAGTAGTTGAGGATTTTGGCTTTCCGAGCGTTGAAGTGGTTAAATTTGCCAAGTTGGAGATTGTAGGGAACCCGATTATGGATTGA
- a CDS encoding CinA family protein has product MKKDIANTDIQLCGKLLIRHKLTIAFAESATAGRICAEFAMIPDAGKFLKGGIVCYDADLKCSLLDVPKQQLKEFTPESETVTRSITKGLQKLIPANIHIGCTGLTAPGGSETAGKPVGTMFLHGIQGKQQILDERMVFKGNPEDVVSQTIICLARHLYQYLNNLKKPITA; this is encoded by the coding sequence ATGAAAAAAGATATAGCTAATACAGACATACAACTATGTGGTAAATTATTGATCCGGCATAAATTGACTATCGCCTTTGCCGAAAGCGCAACTGCAGGCCGTATTTGCGCTGAGTTCGCGATGATACCTGATGCGGGAAAATTTCTGAAAGGCGGTATCGTCTGTTATGATGCCGATTTAAAATGCAGCCTGCTGGATGTACCTAAGCAACAGCTCAAAGAATTTACACCTGAATCCGAAACGGTCACCCGATCAATCACAAAAGGCCTCCAAAAACTCATTCCGGCTAACATCCACATCGGCTGCACCGGGCTCACCGCACCCGGTGGAAGCGAAACAGCAGGTAAACCGGTAGGCACTATGTTTCTTCATGGAATTCAGGGAAAGCAGCAAATACTCGACGAAAGAATGGTTTTCAAGGGTAATCCGGAAGATGTTGTGTCCCAAACAATCATCTGCCTCGCCAGGCATTTGTATCAATATTTGAACAACTTAAAAAAACCAATAACTGCTTAA
- a CDS encoding MarR family winged helix-turn-helix transcriptional regulator, with translation MDKEEKLFYEVFTDLQCFILANMNKGDINGVTATHYNIIEYVYRHDQCTGKQIARAFNISAPAISRQLKFLIENGFIEQEQSAADRRIFNLSVADKGRFIIDNSENFRETVVQNASKTLTRTELKSLTSLLSKVIKNL, from the coding sequence ATGGACAAAGAAGAAAAGCTTTTTTATGAAGTATTTACAGATCTGCAATGCTTCATATTGGCAAACATGAATAAAGGTGACATCAATGGTGTGACGGCAACGCACTACAATATAATAGAGTATGTATACCGGCATGATCAATGCACCGGTAAACAAATAGCAAGGGCTTTTAATATCAGTGCCCCTGCCATCTCCCGGCAACTTAAATTTCTTATCGAGAATGGTTTCATTGAACAGGAACAATCGGCTGCAGACCGCAGGATCTTCAATCTGAGCGTGGCCGATAAGGGGCGTTTTATCATTGACAATTCCGAAAATTTCCGGGAAACGGTTGTTCAGAACGCATCAAAAACGCTTACCAGGACAGAACTGAAAAGCCTTACCTCCTTATTGTCAAAAGTTATTAAAAATTTATAA
- a CDS encoding ATP-binding cassette domain-containing protein — MTEIIITNARQNNLKNVSVAIPKNKIVVFTGVSGSGKSSLVFETIGAEAQRQFNETQNSFIRNRLQHIGVADVDKIENLNVPIIINQKRLGGSARSTVGTATDVYASLRLLFSRMGKPFVGYSNVFSFNNPLGMCPECEGLGFVQTVKVNALIDKQKSLNEGAILFPTFQPGGWRLTRYTLSGYFDNDKKLGDYSEKEMDRLLNAPEHRPKKPSPEWGKTVKYEGIIPRIEKAFLKKESKENITRKEALKNIIVTKPCLACGGKRLNGKILSCKIRNKNIADCTALSIDGLLEFVDSLDSNTYEIILDELKKKLRNIIGIGLQYLTLDRATNTLSGGESQRIKMVRNLGNNLTDLLYVFDEPSIGLHPQDLQNIASIIKQIRDKGNSVLIVEHDPDLIKIADWIIDMGPQSGKSGGKIVYEGTFEGLKKSKGKTGLYFAKAPKANTQPRKAQDYLEIENAYLHNLKNVSIKIPKNVITVVTGVAGSGKSTLINKVLPEFYPQITVIDQSLFAASIRSNLLTYLHLSDNLRERFSKANHVSPKLFSKNSEGACKNCKGIGVEKIDLAFMEDIEQPCEVCGGSGFNPEVLKYSYNGKNIIEVMDMTVEEAIDFFPDELYHLSFNILSTLGLGYLTLGQRLDSFSGGERQRLKLTRELTQSDKTIVLDEPSTGLHPSDTQKLLDFMDAMTEKGNTLIVIEHNLDVIAHADWIIDIGPGAGQYGGKVLFSGTVTELLKDKVSLTAKHLRLHLGKPPIGD; from the coding sequence ATGACGGAGATTATCATTACAAATGCCAGGCAAAATAACCTGAAGAATGTTTCTGTTGCCATACCCAAAAACAAGATTGTAGTTTTTACAGGTGTTTCAGGCTCGGGGAAATCATCGCTCGTATTTGAAACGATTGGTGCAGAAGCGCAGCGTCAGTTTAACGAAACACAAAATAGCTTTATCAGGAACCGGCTCCAGCATATTGGAGTAGCGGATGTAGATAAGATCGAAAACCTGAACGTACCCATTATCATTAACCAAAAAAGGCTTGGCGGAAGCGCCAGGTCTACTGTAGGAACAGCTACAGACGTTTATGCATCTTTGAGGCTTCTGTTTTCCAGAATGGGAAAGCCGTTTGTAGGGTATTCCAATGTGTTTTCCTTCAACAATCCATTAGGCATGTGCCCCGAATGCGAGGGGCTTGGCTTTGTGCAGACAGTAAAAGTTAATGCCCTTATCGATAAGCAGAAGTCGCTCAATGAAGGTGCAATTCTGTTTCCGACTTTTCAGCCTGGTGGCTGGCGCTTAACGAGATACACGCTGTCGGGCTATTTCGATAATGATAAAAAGTTGGGCGATTATAGTGAAAAAGAAATGGACAGACTTTTAAATGCCCCAGAACATAGACCTAAAAAGCCCAGTCCGGAATGGGGGAAGACCGTGAAATACGAGGGTATAATCCCCCGGATCGAAAAGGCATTTCTAAAAAAGGAATCAAAGGAAAACATCACCCGAAAAGAGGCTTTAAAAAATATCATTGTAACCAAGCCCTGCCTGGCCTGCGGGGGTAAAAGACTAAACGGTAAGATCCTGTCCTGCAAAATCCGCAATAAAAATATTGCGGACTGCACCGCGCTTTCCATAGACGGGCTTTTGGAGTTTGTTGATTCGCTTGATTCGAATACCTATGAAATTATACTTGATGAACTTAAAAAGAAGCTAAGGAACATCATAGGTATTGGGCTACAGTACCTGACCCTGGACAGGGCTACAAACACACTTTCGGGTGGAGAAAGCCAAAGGATAAAAATGGTAAGGAATCTTGGGAACAACCTCACAGACCTGCTCTATGTATTTGACGAGCCAAGCATCGGACTGCACCCACAAGATCTGCAGAACATCGCTTCAATTATCAAACAGATAAGGGATAAGGGAAATTCGGTATTGATTGTTGAGCATGACCCCGATCTTATCAAAATAGCCGATTGGATTATTGATATGGGACCACAGTCGGGAAAAAGCGGCGGTAAGATTGTTTATGAGGGAACTTTTGAGGGTTTAAAAAAATCTAAAGGAAAAACAGGTTTATATTTTGCAAAGGCACCTAAGGCAAATACCCAGCCAAGGAAGGCACAAGATTATTTGGAAATTGAAAATGCCTATCTCCATAATCTTAAAAACGTCAGCATAAAAATCCCAAAAAATGTAATTACAGTAGTTACAGGAGTTGCGGGATCTGGCAAGAGTACGCTAATCAATAAGGTACTACCTGAGTTTTATCCGCAAATAACGGTTATTGACCAATCTCTTTTTGCTGCCAGTATACGATCCAACCTGCTTACCTACCTTCACCTTTCAGATAATTTAAGGGAACGGTTTTCTAAGGCAAACCATGTTTCTCCGAAGCTTTTCAGCAAAAATAGCGAAGGTGCCTGCAAAAATTGCAAAGGCATTGGAGTAGAAAAAATTGACCTGGCATTTATGGAAGATATAGAACAGCCCTGCGAAGTTTGCGGAGGATCTGGATTTAATCCAGAGGTCTTAAAATACAGTTATAATGGTAAAAACATCATTGAGGTAATGGACATGACCGTTGAAGAAGCCATTGATTTTTTTCCTGATGAGTTGTATCACCTGTCTTTTAACATCCTGTCTACGCTAGGGTTGGGCTACCTGACTTTGGGGCAGCGACTGGACAGCTTTTCCGGTGGGGAAAGGCAACGCCTGAAATTAACGAGGGAACTTACACAATCCGATAAAACGATTGTTCTTGATGAACCAAGTACCGGTCTACACCCAAGTGATACCCAGAAGCTGCTGGATTTTATGGATGCCATGACCGAAAAAGGAAATACATTGATAGTTATAGAACATAATCTTGATGTCATTGCCCATGCAGATTGGATTATTGATATTGGTCCGGGAGCCGGGCAATACGGAGGAAAGGTTCTATTCTCGGGAACAGTTACTGAGCTATTGAAAGATAAGGTTTCTTTAACGGCAAAACACCTGAGACTGCATCTGGGTAAGCCGCCAATTGGAGATTAA
- a CDS encoding cold-shock protein, whose product MGESFAKKERNKKKSKKKQEKAQKMENRKQGAATSFEDMIAYVDENGNFTDKPVKPTGSEIKLEDIQLGAAPADESKKENVGIVTNYSAEKGFGFIIESKFGNKIFVHKNALLEPIKDNDKVTFDLEKGPKGPNAVRVKKTQNN is encoded by the coding sequence ATGGGTGAATCGTTCGCCAAAAAAGAAAGAAATAAGAAAAAATCAAAAAAGAAACAGGAAAAAGCCCAGAAAATGGAAAACCGTAAACAGGGTGCCGCTACTTCATTTGAAGACATGATCGCTTACGTTGACGAAAACGGTAACTTTACCGACAAGCCAGTTAAACCGACCGGAAGCGAAATAAAACTGGAAGACATCCAACTGGGAGCGGCTCCTGCTGATGAGTCCAAAAAAGAGAATGTAGGTATTGTAACAAATTACAGCGCTGAAAAGGGGTTCGGGTTCATTATAGAAAGCAAATTCGGCAACAAAATTTTTGTACATAAAAATGCGCTTTTGGAACCTATAAAAGATAATGACAAGGTAACATTTGACCTTGAAAAAGGCCCTAAGGGACCTAATGCCGTAAGGGTAAAGAAAACACAAAATAATTAA
- the rsgA gene encoding ribosome small subunit-dependent GTPase A encodes MNNLSLYGWSNELFRLKQNSLHKHLFHGRVSAVNKTNYEVVSERGLLLCELTGNLLYGRPSFELPCTGDWIIFQPFDQDKGLIVDILPRVHTLYRRKSGTASDKQAIAAHVDKAFIVQSLDANFNVRRIERFMVQVLEESIQPIVVLTKSDLEFSGHYVNQSLAHLSFQMPVFFTSIHYPETLLPLRKSIVQGQTIVFVGSSGVGKSSLINSLCDRAVFATSETSSASGKGRHTSTRREMVLMNGSGVLIDTPGVREFGLATDDPGILTAMFDVADFASSCRFADCRHVDEPGCAVIAAVNNGQLAPEVYNSYLKLRKESWHFSASEHEKRKRERSFSKMTEEAKQVKKR; translated from the coding sequence GTGAATAACTTATCATTATATGGTTGGAGCAACGAGCTGTTCCGGCTCAAGCAAAACTCTTTACATAAACATCTTTTTCATGGCCGTGTTTCTGCAGTAAACAAAACCAATTACGAGGTTGTCTCAGAACGTGGTTTGCTGCTATGCGAACTAACCGGCAATCTACTTTACGGAAGGCCGTCGTTCGAACTGCCCTGTACAGGAGATTGGATTATATTTCAGCCTTTTGACCAAGATAAAGGGCTGATAGTGGATATTTTACCCCGCGTTCATACTTTATACCGAAGAAAAAGCGGCACGGCATCAGATAAACAGGCTATAGCTGCTCATGTAGATAAGGCTTTTATCGTTCAAAGCCTTGATGCCAATTTCAACGTTCGCCGGATAGAACGTTTTATGGTTCAGGTGCTGGAAGAAAGTATTCAGCCTATAGTGGTACTAACCAAATCGGATCTCGAATTTAGCGGTCACTATGTAAATCAATCATTAGCGCACCTCTCTTTTCAAATGCCCGTGTTCTTCACCAGCATTCATTATCCGGAAACCCTGCTTCCCCTACGTAAATCTATTGTGCAAGGACAGACTATAGTATTTGTAGGCTCTTCGGGTGTAGGAAAAAGCTCTTTAATTAATTCTTTGTGCGATCGGGCTGTATTTGCCACTTCCGAAACAAGTAGCGCTAGTGGCAAAGGAAGGCATACTTCAACACGTAGAGAAATGGTATTGATGAATGGTTCCGGAGTTCTGATCGATACTCCTGGGGTCAGAGAATTTGGTTTAGCTACAGACGATCCAGGTATATTGACAGCTATGTTTGATGTCGCAGATTTTGCATCATCCTGCCGTTTTGCCGATTGCCGGCATGTAGATGAACCAGGCTGTGCAGTTATTGCAGCTGTAAACAATGGCCAGTTAGCACCTGAAGTGTACAATAGCTATCTCAAATTGCGCAAAGAATCCTGGCATTTTTCCGCTTCAGAACACGAAAAACGTAAAAGAGAAAGGTCCTTTTCAAAAATGACAGAAGAAGCCAAACAGGTCAAAAAACGATAG
- a CDS encoding DUF1572 family protein, with protein MKNEYLESVIKQFLYYKMLGEKTFDQVTEAQLFLQHNPDSNSIAMIVKHLSGNMLSRWTDFLTTDGEKSWRNRDGEFENDLESKAEMLRLWEKGWKEMLDTLGSLSSGDLGQIVYIRNQGHTVMEAINRQLAHYPYHVGQIVYIGKMLASTWQSLSIPKGNSAEFNAGKFSQEKHRGHFTDEFLDPEV; from the coding sequence ATGAAAAATGAGTATTTAGAAAGCGTCATCAAGCAGTTTTTGTATTACAAAATGCTGGGCGAAAAAACATTTGATCAGGTCACGGAAGCACAATTATTTTTACAGCACAATCCGGATAGCAATAGTATTGCAATGATTGTAAAACACCTGTCGGGCAATATGCTTAGCCGCTGGACGGATTTTTTAACAACCGATGGCGAAAAGTCCTGGCGCAACCGGGACGGTGAATTTGAGAATGACCTGGAGTCTAAGGCGGAGATGCTCCGTTTATGGGAAAAGGGTTGGAAGGAAATGCTGGATACACTCGGCTCACTATCTTCAGGCGACCTGGGCCAGATCGTTTATATCCGCAACCAGGGCCATACTGTAATGGAAGCAATCAATCGGCAACTTGCTCATTATCCATATCATGTTGGGCAGATTGTGTATATCGGAAAAATGCTGGCTTCGACCTGGCAATCTTTATCCATTCCCAAGGGCAATTCAGCGGAGTTCAATGCGGGTAAATTTTCGCAGGAAAAGCATCGCGGACATTTTACAGATGAATTCTTAGATCCAGAGGTTTAA
- a CDS encoding VOC family protein produces MATQIFVNLSVKNLEKSKAFFNKLGYTFNPQFSDEKAACMVISDTIYVMLLTVPFFQTFTKKEIIDAHKSIECTVCLSADSKDAVDEMVNKAQAAGATIPNPASNYGFMYQHSFEDLDGHHWEFVWMDPNGAPEH; encoded by the coding sequence ATGGCCACTCAAATTTTTGTAAACCTGTCGGTTAAAAACCTCGAAAAATCTAAAGCTTTCTTTAACAAACTTGGTTATACCTTTAACCCACAATTCAGCGATGAGAAAGCAGCTTGCATGGTCATTAGCGATACCATTTATGTAATGCTGCTCACTGTACCTTTCTTCCAAACCTTTACTAAAAAAGAAATTATAGATGCGCACAAATCAATAGAGTGCACAGTTTGTTTATCTGCCGACAGTAAAGATGCGGTTGATGAAATGGTTAATAAAGCACAGGCAGCGGGTGCAACCATACCTAATCCAGCCAGCAATTATGGCTTTATGTACCAGCATAGCTTTGAAGATCTTGATGGACACCATTGGGAATTTGTATGGATGGATCCAAATGGAGCACCGGAGCATTAA
- a CDS encoding DUF421 domain-containing protein, whose translation MQTTLFIDWSAFFIGEEDWEFLIEIALRTLIMYVIILLGLRLLGKRGVKQLSIFELVVIISLGSAAGDPMFYKEVGLMVPVVIFAIIVGAYRFTTYLTAKSTKIDDLVEGKCTYLIKNGEFSIDNFSKEGLAHDEFFSELRQHSISHLGQVDTAILETSGSLSVYFYADKDVKYGLPIMPVLFEAGSCEIPASGKYACCFCGNIADLKLKKQHACEKCKRDKWVKAINTLRIK comes from the coding sequence ATGCAAACAACATTATTTATTGACTGGTCTGCTTTTTTCATTGGGGAAGAGGACTGGGAATTTCTTATCGAGATTGCGCTTCGTACATTGATTATGTACGTTATCATCCTTTTGGGGCTGCGCCTGCTGGGAAAAAGAGGAGTGAAGCAGCTGTCTATTTTTGAGCTGGTAGTAATTATCTCCCTTGGTTCTGCAGCAGGCGATCCGATGTTTTACAAAGAGGTAGGACTGATGGTTCCGGTGGTAATATTTGCGATTATTGTGGGTGCCTACAGGTTTACCACCTATCTTACTGCAAAAAGTACAAAGATAGATGATCTGGTAGAGGGAAAATGTACGTATCTGATCAAAAACGGGGAGTTTTCCATTGACAATTTTTCAAAAGAAGGCCTCGCCCATGACGAGTTTTTTTCTGAATTGAGACAGCACAGCATTTCGCACCTTGGACAGGTAGATACTGCAATCCTGGAAACTTCGGGATCTTTGAGTGTGTACTTTTACGCTGATAAAGACGTGAAATATGGCCTGCCCATTATGCCTGTGCTTTTTGAAGCAGGTAGCTGTGAGATCCCCGCCAGCGGAAAATATGCCTGCTGTTTTTGCGGAAATATAGCAGATCTTAAACTAAAAAAGCAACATGCCTGCGAAAAATGCAAGCGCGATAAATGGGTAAAAGCAATCAATACGCTAAGAATTAAATGA